From Quercus robur chromosome 8, dhQueRobu3.1, whole genome shotgun sequence:
tctcaagaaacccaaatcccaattacaccctagcactctctcacagaaaaaataagaatggaagctgactgcctctcttttctctatttcctCTCATGTGGCTCCTTACTAGGTTAATTAGAATTTCTCTTTATGTTTAATCTCACGGCTACACTATACTAcacaaaacctaatatatatatatatatatatatatgtcaaaaaagTCGGCTGGAGTGGGATTCCCTTTTCAACTAGGATTCTATCAACTTATGTGGACTTGGGCTTGACAATTCAAGTCACACATACAGCCCATTTCAACAGTGTTGACTTGAATTATAGGCCAAAACATGATCTTGTGTCTAAAAGCATATTATCAATGTAGAGAAAagtgtgggttccaattagcttaaACGGTAAAGTCTTTTGTCATTGAATAAGGAATCTAGGTTCAAATCCTTCCTACACCAAAAAGAAACCCATTAATATCTTGGCTTGATCGTATAAAACAATTATTATGGAATAGATGTCATAGGTTTCAAATTGTATCATATCTATATAATGAAAAATGTAGAGAAGAAGATTTAGTGGTTCTGAAGCAAAACACCTTTTCCAAATAGTGCAGCACCAATGAGCTGTCTACCATTATAGTCTGACAGCAaagactttttattttgaacaagTTGTTGGCATTCATGAATAAGATTTAAGCTGCTAAAGTTGGCAGCGGCATTTATTCTTCAGAGTTCAGAGCTCTTGTTGTTGTACTGCTAAGTGGCCTGAAAGAAAAGATTTGTAGGTTTCTACTGTTTGGGTACCTAAGCAGAAATAGAGGAAATCAAGAAAGAGAAGATGACTTAACATATTGATGTGTATAGATTCTTTCCTGCTCCTATTGTCAAAGGCCTATACTACCAGAAGGCTGAACCACATAACAGTTTGTACAAATGGATCATGAGCATCTTTGAGATTTCATGCTCCATTTCAAAATTGGGCTCATTATGATGGCTTTAATATCTTGTCCCAAAGATCAGATTTTTTTTGTCTGATAAACAAAACAAGAGAGTGCATGGCAAACtattatatgtttaaaatatacTATTTGACAAATATGTCACATCATGtgaataattgaaatttaattatgCATTCTCCTCTTCCATATTAATACATTAAATGTCTTCTCACAGATGCACACATAGATATGGAGTTTGAAGCATATGTGCAGAAATTATAATCTCTGTACTTTATGCCACCATGCTCTATGCTCTCTATGCCTTTCCCTCTCTGTGTATGTGAGTCACTTGCTGAGTAGTACATATACCTCTATGCAGGCCTGTGTGAGTCCTATTGTGCCCCCCTTACTGGTACAAAAGATTCTGTTCTAATGGAAATAAAGTCCACTGCATTGGCTCCTGATATCTCTCCAAGTGGGGACACTCAACCCTTTATTCCTCTTTTAACTCCATCACCGTTGACACCATTCACAAATAACACTGTGCCGATATTATCAGGTTTGCCTTACCTTTTCTTTATGGCAACTGCAAAGCCTCATAATTTAATTGGCAGCTTTATTCTCTGTGATTTCATCTTTAAAGGCTATTGCCACAAACTATTGTGTCATATGAAGTAGTTCTGTCCTCCACGTGTGTTTAAACTAGAACCGTAATTAATGGTTGTCATAATTAAGTAGCAAGTTTTATGCAGCAAAACACTAGTGTAAGTATGGACATGTATGGTTTGTGGACCGAGAGTATAGGGGGATTCTAGAGCTATTATAAGAGAATGGATGTTGGAGATTACATGGTGGTGTAGTCTTCATCATTGGCAAGATCAACCACTAAATCAAGTTGACTTCTACAATGACAATGTGTGGAGAAGGTCAAATGAGATAAATTTTGGAATATAGATTCAAGGATATATTACAGTGTTGTAACCAAATAAATGATTAGGAATAGTTATTCTATTCAAGTTTCTTATTTGCTTGGCAAAAATATTGACTCATCTTTCCTGCATAATCACCATTATACTGTAGCAAACACATCACACCCCAAATCCATATAATACAAGTTTAAGTACATGATTAACTCGTGGGTTCCACAGTTTTGGGTTCCAAGAGTGCAGAATGGGAGTGACCAACAGGCACAGACACTGTGGGTGTGGGTGAGGGTACTGAGTAGGAGCAGGAAGCCTAGGAGGCAGCAACACCCTCATGCCCACAAATTGCTCTGAAAGCAATTGGTGGAACACAACGACGGGTCAACATGGTATTCAACAGCAGAGACATTTTCTCCTTGTTGTCTCTATGGGTGGGAAGGGACTAGAGTAGGGATGGTTTTGCCTTTTGGTTTGATACGCAAAACCCTTTATTTATAGTTTCTAGTTTTCTTAGCCTCCAAGGCACATACATGTGTAGTGCAGATGTAGAGTATCATTTGCTGCTCAGAGCACTATAAATGATGCCTATCAATTTGATTAAAGGACTATAGACACTTTggcatgttgtgtgtgtgtttgcatGTGTGTGAGTAATTGGATGGTACTTTTGAGGAATCAGGTGATCATAAACTAATGCTTCTATAGCATGCCTGATTTCTGGTGGATCAATCAATCAAGAAATCTTATAGAGGACCTAAGTGTAAATTGATCAACTCATTAATGTAACAACACCTTATTCCCCATTTAAATTGAGCATCTTGAGCTCTAATCAAATTAGGAATAAAGTCTGTAAGTTTCCAAAAATCGTGCAAAAAGATCAATAATATTGATTCAATACAAAATGGCACCTAATCAAATCCTATTATGAATAAGGATTCTAATCCTTTTTGGTTTTCTTGAAACTCTTATGCACAATTTTTGCAGCCTCttgttcctattttttttttttgaaaaagatttaaTAGTGATTATATTTGTACCTCTTGAATAGAAATGAAATCCTAGTGAAAATCTCAAAACCTTAGATTTTAAGGCTTAGCTTCACAATTTTGGATTAGGTTTTCTTCTTCGCTAAGTTTCTCAACTTCTAAGACTCTAAGTCCCTTCTTGGCAGCCTTCAACGGCCCTCTTTATGCTTAAGAGAGACtaagatttcttctttgtatCAATCCCAAAACCCTAGCTAAACTAGGaattaattctctctctctctctcaatgagAAACGCTAGAGGTCCACCAATGTTTTTAGAAACTGCTCAGTGACCCTAATTTAAGCTTTATTCAACTATTGATGctatttattaaaacaaaacaagtacCCCAAAGTTTGTTTTAATAACTCCAAGGCTCTTGCCAAATTAAATTTCATTCAACTATATTCTTTTCCTAAGTGTTTCATAAATGGTAggaaaaataacaatttaaccCAGATCCAAAACCTAAGTTGTTtagaaaggatttttttttttaaagaaaaaatgtttagaaagaaaaatactaaataagTAAGAAAATGAGGGGGTTTCAAAATGTTCCCTAAATATTAATTTGAAACAATGAATGGATGATGGATCTTTGAATATGAACCAGAGCCTTCAGTAATGATGATGTTTTGTTATGGTTCTTTTGACCAAATAGTAAAAAGGGTAAATTTTAACTATGGTCACCGAAATTTTTGGTaagttccattttggtcctctAAATTTAGAAGGTACGgatttttcctcaaaatttgAGGTCAGTTCGATATTGTTCCATTAAATATGGTGTTAATTTGATTTTGGTCCCTTAAATATGGGATCAGTTCGATTTTGGTCCCTTAAATGATAAATCTGTGGTTTGATCAATTTGGTTCGAAAAATATTGGGTGTTTCAACATCCATTTAGTCAAATAAACAGAAAAATAGATGGAGGGACTAAATTAtttcctttttgaaattttagggaCCAATCCAAACATTTAAGATTTGAGGGACCAAAATTGAAATTACACCAAATTTCAGGAACAAAAAGCATATTACCCTAGTAAAAACATAAATGGTAATACTCAACTAGGAAAGGTGGAAGCCACAAATGGACTAAAAAATTCATGGGCCCATTTTTGATAACTAGGTGGTACTTCTTATTCTATGTAAAAGTTGAAccagttcattttttttcattggataCTTTTGGAGTGAAGATCATAATGAAAATCCTTTCAGATCTCTTCCATCCAAATGTTTAACTGGTTTCTACTGGTTATCTTTCAGGACTCTGTACATTAAATTTTTCAGCTGCTGAAAGTGTGATAAGCATAACAGCAACCGACTGCTGGGCTTCTTTTGCACCATATTTGGCTAATGTAGTATGTTGTCCTCAATTTGTTGCCACACTAGTGATTATTATAGGACAGTCCAGTAAATACTCTGGGATCCTTGCTTTGAACAGGACTCATTCTAAGCATTGCCTCTCAGACGTTGAGAAGATCCTCGTGAGTCAAGGAGCAAATGATAATCTCCAAAATATATGTTCGTTTCACCCAGAGAACCTCACAAAAGCCTCTTGCCCCGTCACTGATGTTGATGAATTTGAGAGGATTGTGGACTCTTCTGGACTTTTGGCTGCTTGTGGAAGGATTGATCCTGTCAATGAGTGTTGTAACCAAGTTTGCCAAATTGCTATGCTAGATGCTGCTAGAAAAATTGCGTTAAATGGTATGTCAAATACGGATGGGGCCTCTATCTCATCTGATCTCTCAAGAAGGATTGATGATTGCACAAATCTTGTCCTCCGATTTCTGGCCAGTAGACTTGATCCTTCTTCAGCAAATAGTGTTCTTAGAGGACTTTCAAATTGCAATGTAAATAAAGGTCagcatgaaaactgaaaataataaataaaaagaaaataaagaactcGTTCATCTTGGAAATTTAGAATATGACAAAAACCATATGAGATGCTTTTTCAATATGATTTGGACCAATCTGTTCTACATATGACTTTCTGATCTTCAAGTTTGTTTTACTATCTGGTTCAGTCTGTCCACTGGTTTTTCCCAACATGACAGATGTTGTGAAAGAATGTGGAAGTGTTATAAGTAACCAGACTTCTTGCTGCAAATCCATGGAGAGTTATGTGTCCCAATTGCAACAGCAGAGTTTCCTCACCAACTTGCAAGCCTTGAATTGTGCTGCATCACTTGGCATGAGGTTACAGAAAAACAATATCTCCTACGATGTTTATAATCTTTGTCATATAAACCTCAAAGATTTCTCTCTTCAAGGTCAGTTTTATTATATGCCCCCCAAATGAGCGAATGCATTCCTATTTCAACCTTGTAGGAAGAAATGATATTGATATATGTTCTTCTTTGTGATTCATTTGTTCGTGATGGTGAAATTTACAAATGCAATACACCAGTTGGATCACAAGGTAatgcttttattttgaaaatactgCCATGTAGCTTTTTAAACTTCGTAATCTTGGAGGTTTCAGTTTTGATGTTCCTTTTAGTTAACACTTGGGCACCTCTAGTCTTCTAATTGgtgatttaatatatatatatatatatataaataggagAGGCTTTATTTAACTTGTTGGCTGTTCCCTTTGCTCCTTGTGCCTCCCGATCTTCTAGGATGCAAGTCTTTTAGtcaatttcatcaccttagAAGATTGGTTTTGTAATAGTCTACATAAAAACTAGTGTCTTTGAGATCAGAGTTTGAAAAGTATCCCAGCCTTGCTACATTGAGCCTCTGGTCTTATTTGGTTAAGTTAATAAATATGACCATGAAAGTGCATGTCCTGCCTCCCTCTAGGGAGATGTGTTTAAATCATGATGAAACTTGAATGGAGTTAGATACTATGCAAGTTGTGGCGTACACTTGGtcctaaaatttattttattaaaaaataatacagttatgaattattattaataattttacatgCATTACACTGCAAAATGTACATGTTAGTAATCTAAATCTTACATTTACACTTGGAAACTCCATTCTACAGTGAGACTTCAGAAAAGTAACTTGTTTCATCTGTCTTTTCTAGAGTCTGGCTGCCTTTTACCAAGCTCACCTTCAGATGCAACATATGATAAAACTTCGGGGATCAGCTTCATTTGTGATCTTAATGATAACATAGCTGCTCCTTGGCCCTCTAAATCTTACGTACCTGCTTCTTCCTGCAATAAAAGTAGGGCCAgaattttcacttttcttttgtcaattgaatttattttttctgtacAAAGTTCTGCTTCTTCCACTTTAAACCCCCACCCCCaaatctgctttttttttttttttgtcttttctccCCTCTTATTGATTTTTTCCTTGGCTCAATGGAATTGCAGCAACCAAACTTCCAGCACTCCCCACGGCAACCTCTTCACAAAGTGGTAAGGGACTTAGAACTATGTTGCTGCACTAATACaattcagtttttaatttgtgcaaagaagacaCATCTTTTgtcccctttttcttttagagttcTTCTGTTGGTTACATGATATGATACTTGATTCAACTCAACTAACCCGAAATCCACACTAAATTGGGATTGTCTCTGTGGAAGTTACTATACTGGTAAAACAAAACAGGCTCGTAACTCCTGGCTGAACTCTTATCAGTTTAGCATATCAACTGGTATCACATGCATTATAAATATTATCTGCTAGATAGTTTGTTCTGAAGTAAACTCATGCTAATAATTTCATCTGGTACAATACTAAAGAAATTCGTAGAGGAACTAGTTGGAATTCACAATATTCTTTAGAAGCTTATTCAACTCTAACAACTCTTCTGTTTAGACTCACTTCCCCTAGATGTTCATGACAAATGCCATTACAAATGTaattagggtctgtttggataccgtttattttgctgaaaactgaaaactgaaaacttattgctgaaaggACTGTAGGAAAATAATTTATAAGCTAGCTGATTTTTTGGGATGAAAGTACTGTAACTTCAGCTGAATATTAACGTGAATAGTACAAAATAATTCATCTGCGTTTTTCATCTTTTTGTGGGGTTCGTGAACAGAAACATGGGACCCAAGTAGTTTTCAGCCAAACGCGCAAAACGTGGATCCAAAATGCTATCCAAACACTTACttagtatttttgttattaaaaccaaatttggctggatgtaaaatattttcgggaaatgaaaatattttcaagtgtttggttgcattccaaaaaatattttgaaaatattttctggtctttggttgtattcttgaaaatgctctaaaaaactcatttttatcgtgtttctcacattttctcagcttccaaacaaatatatcatcaaatccaacaaaacccaaattctcaatacccaacaaaaaaaaaatcatcaaatcagagatcaacccaaaatcaaagaaCAACAAAACAAGAACCACCCAcgccaccacaacaacaacaagaaaatCAGAGATCAAAGAGAGCAAGCGGATCGGCGACGAGATCGACCCAGAGCAAGCAGATCGGTGATTCGGCGGGACGATCTCGAGTTTGACGAATGGTGCGACGATTTCTGGGTTCGCGATGATCGGTGGCGAATGGGTTTGACGATTTTTAGGTTCGCGACGATCGGTGATGAAtgggtttgacaatttttggGTCTGCGATCTGAGGAATGGGTTTGACGGcgcgatctctctctctctctctctctctctctgtgtttgcGCGTCTGAGTCCTTCcttctctcgctctctctctctctttgggcATTGCTCGACGAACGAGCTCGGTCTTGGGTTTTCTGGGTTCGTCGGAGCTCTTGGATGTGGATTGATCTCGCCTTCGCCGGTGCTGGGGTGCTGGTGCGATCTCTCTTCCTtgctgtctctctctctcttctattttcctgGGGCGGAAgtgatttgaagtgaaaatgagaacGGAAATTATTTTCCGCCCTCTCAGCCTTATTTTATGGTCaaactgaaaacattttcaGTTTGACCGAATTTTTAGTAACAGCCAAATATCCACTTTTccggaaaagcatttccggaattagtttgaagccaaaacaaacggAGCCTTAGTTGCAAGATTTTCTATTTTAGTAGCTCTAGAATACAGCTGAACTTAGTTTTATAATGTTAACTTTAGCAATTATTTGTCTATTTAAGTAAATTCTTTGCTGAAATCTTCCATTCATACATTGCAGGTCATTGCACAGAAGACTTGATGTTTACTCTACTCGTGATCTTCTCACTAGTTATCACGATGctt
This genomic window contains:
- the LOC126695357 gene encoding uncharacterized GPI-anchored protein At1g61900-like, with product MGQRVSFTPTLQLALFLLLCLCESYCAPLTGTKDSVLMEIKSTALAPDISPSGDTQPFIPLLTPSPLTPFTNNTVPILSGLCTLNFSAAESVISITATDCWASFAPYLANVVCCPQFVATLVIIIGQSSKYSGILALNRTHSKHCLSDVEKILVSQGANDNLQNICSFHPENLTKASCPVTDVDEFERIVDSSGLLAACGRIDPVNECCNQVCQIAMLDAARKIALNGMSNTDGASISSDLSRRIDDCTNLVLRFLASRLDPSSANSVLRGLSNCNVNKVCPLVFPNMTDVVKECGSVISNQTSCCKSMESYVSQLQQQSFLTNLQALNCAASLGMRLQKNNISYDVYNLCHINLKDFSLQVGSQESGCLLPSSPSDATYDKTSGISFICDLNDNIAAPWPSKSYVPASSCNKTTKLPALPTATSSQSGHCTEDLMFTLLVIFSLVITMLL